In Pseudomonas glycinae, the DNA window CCAGGTACCACCGTAAAGACCCACACCCAGATGTTCAGCGTGCTGCGGACCGGGACTGGTGATCTGGACGTGCTCGCCGCCGGCGATCTGAGCATGGATTCACCGTATGGCGTGTATACGGCCGGCACTCAGTCCCAAGACATCGATCCGCGCTTCAACCAGCCTCGCGGACGGCTGTCGGACAACGGCTCGGTATTGGGCAGTGCGGGCGGCGCTTACGAAAAATGGGTCAGTGGCAGCGACAGCCTGTATCAGGCCTGGTACCCGCAAATGGGCGGCAACCTGACCATCAATGCCGGTGGCTCGATTGCGGGCGATGTACTGGGGCGTCGTGGTTTGTCGCAAACCATGGACACCCGTGAGCAGGTGCCGAGTGTGGCCGTGGGCAACTGGCTCTGGCGTCAGGGCACCGGCAACAGTGATGTGCCGACCGCGTGGTGGATCAACTTCGGCAGCTATGCGACGCAACCGTTGCCGGATCAAAGTGTTGATACCGGCCCGTACCTGGTCGGTTTCACCGGTTTCGGCACCTTGGGCGGCGGCAATATCAGCCTGCGTGCCGGGGGCGATGCCGGCATGCTCAAGGCGATGGGCGACGGTAACAAGACCAACCTTTATCCGCGCGGGCAGGGGCTGGTCGTGGCGGTCGGCAGCACCGGGCGCGTGGGCAGCGATGGCAGCCTGCAATTGACCGGTGGCGGCGACATGGACATCCGCATTGGCGGGGCGGTCAATCCTTCATTGCAGGCCCGGGCCGGAGAGAACGGCATCGGTGTCGCACAACACGATCTGCAAGGCGCGTTGATCAACCTGCGCGGTGCTGCGCGACTGGCCAGCGGCGCGCTCGGCGGGATCAATCTGCAATATGGCGCCGAAGCCTCGACCCAGGATCCTCGCGAAGTTCGCCCGTTCGACCCGTTCACGTCCACGATGGGCAGCGCCTCTGGTGGGCTGGTGCTGATTCCGGGGGATTCGGGGATGAGTCTCAGCACGCGCGGCGATCTGGTGTTGGGCGGCGCGGCGGACCCGGGTCGGGTGCGCCTGCAGAACTCCACCCCGTTCACTACGCAAGACGGTGTCGTCCATGAGGGCGGCGGCTTGACGGGCTTCTCGTTGTGGACCGATCACACCGCCATTGACCTGTTTTCGGCAGGGGGCAATCTCACACCGAGCACTCAACTGGGCGAAGTCACAGGTCAGGGTCCTGTCACAGGGCGCAATACGTCGCCGACCGATGGACGCTTCGTGTACCCGTCGATTCTGCGGGCGGTGGCGGCGCAAGGTTCGATTTATGCCGGACCTTCTGCAGTCTACAGCCAGGGCAGTGGTACGGTGCCGGCAACCGGGTATTCGCTGTTGCTGGCACCCTCCAGCACCGGGCAACTGGAGTTGCTGGCGCAGGACTCGATCTACGCCGGCGGCTATGCGATCAATCAGTCGGGCGCCAGTCCGCTGTCCATCGCTACGCCGTTCGCGCCGGCCTTCAACGGTTACGGCAACCACACGTCGGCCACGCCGATCATGAGCAATCACAACAGCGACGGGGTGTCGCCGGACAAGAATCTGCGCTATCCGTTATTCGCTTTCGGCGCCAACAGCTACTCGGGCTTGGGCGACGTCCACGCACCGGCGCGGATCTATGCCTTGAACGGTGATCTGGTGGGTGTTCGCAGCGGTGAAACGCTGACGTTCAGCTTGTCGAAACGTACCTGGTACGAAGCAGCAGGCCCGGTCTGGATGCTGGCCGGGCGCGATGTCGTGGCGTCCGGCACTTTCCTGGGCAACCCCACGACCGTCTCTGCTGCCGAGATGGGCGTACCGCCGTCCGAAACCATCACCTCGACCGGCAACCTGTTCGTGCATGACGACCCTCGGGACGTTTCGCGGGTATCGGCAGGGCGCGACATCCTCTACAGCAGCTTCGACATCGCGGGCCCCGGCGTCCTGGACCTCAATGCCGGGCGCAATATCCTGATGGAAAACCGCGCCAGCATCACCAGCCTCGGCTCGTTGGTCGCCGGTGATCAGCGACCGGGCGCCAGTGTGGTGTTGCAGGCCGGTGTGGGCGCGCAAGGGCCGAATTATTCGCGGTTCATCGCCCGTTACCTGAACCCGCAGAACCTTGCCGACCCGAACGCATCCCTCAACGGGCAACCGGGCAAAGTGGTCAAGACCTACCTCGACGAGTTGCAGAGCTGGTTGACCCTCGGTTACGGCTTCAGCGGCAACGCCGAACAGATGCAAGCGTTCTTCGCCGCGCTGCCGAGCGCCGAACAAGCGATCTTCGCCCGTCAGGTGTACTTCGCCGAACTGCGTGCCGGTGGCCTCGAGTACAACGATGTCGACGGCCCGCGCAAAGGCAGTTACCTGCGCGGTCGCAACGCCATTGCTTCGCTGTTCCCGACCACCGATGTGGCCGGCAATCCGATCCGCTACGACGGCGACATCACGCTCTACGGTGGTGCCGGGGTGAAAACCCTGTTCGGTGGCGATATCCAGATGCTCACGCCGGGTGGCGGTCAGGTGTTCGGCATCGAAGGCGCCGCGCCGCCATCGACGGCGGGGATCATCACCCAGGGTTCGGGCAACATTCAGCTCTACTCCCAGGGCAGCATTCTCCTGGGGCAGAGCCGGATCATGACCACGTTTGGCGGCTCGATCCTGGGCTGGTCTGCCGAGGGCGACATCAACGCCGGTCGCGGCTCGAAAACCACCGTGGTCTACACCCCGCCGAAACGCGTGTACGACACCTGGGGCAACGTGACCCTGTCGCCATCGGTGCCGAGCACCGGTGCCGGTATCGCCACGCTCAACCCGATTGCAGAAGTGGCGCCGGGGGACATCGACCTGATCGCGCCGCTGGGCACCATCGATGCGGGCGAGGCGGGGATTCGCGTCTCGGGCAACGTCAACATCGCCGCGCTGACGGTGGTCAACGCCGCCAACATCTCGGTGCAGGGCAAGGCGACCGGCGTGCCGGTGGTCTCGGCGGTCAACACCGGCGCGATCACTTCGGCCAGTTCCGCTGCCTCGTCGGCCACCCAGGCGGCGGAAGACGTCGCCCGACAACAACAAGCCGCCTCGCGCCAGAACCAGGCCTCGGTGTTCACCGTGCAGGTGCTCAGCTTCGGCAACGAACAACTGGCCCCGACTCGCGACGGCGCCAGCCGCGCACCGACACCGGGCTACAACCCCAACAGCCCGGTGCAGGTGCTGGGCGCCGGGGCGCTGGATGAACAGGCGAAGCAGCAGCTGACCGAAGAGGAGCGGGGACAGCTGACGTTGTAAAGGACTCTCGTGTAGTACGCTTCGGGCGGCCGTTTGGCCGCCCTTTTTTTATGTAGATGAGGTTCGTGGGTATTGTCGTCGGGTGTGGACTAACGTCAGTATTTTGATGCGCCCGTTCACTCGATAGACCAGCAGATAGTTCGGATTGACCACCATTTCCCGAGTGCCTGGCGCTCGACCGGATCGGTAACCATAAGGGATTGATGAAAGCCTTTGCGTTGCTGCACCAACCTTGTGCTGCAGAGCCGCTGAAGCGTTGGAGTTGTATTGTTCAACGTAATCGATAATGTCAGCCAGATCGTCCAGAGCTTGATCGCTCCATTCAAGCGGCAGCGCGTCGATTCTTGCGTCTCTCTTCTAATTAGTTGGTCGAGCCGCACCATGGCTTCCTCATGGGGAATGCCCGGGCGAGGATCATCCAGTACAGCCTGCACCTTGGCACGAAACCAGCGATCGTAGCTCTCTGCCTCTTCTTCGGATTCGAAGTCAGAGTAAAACGGGGAATGCAATATGCTCATAGTGATCTCCGTGATCAATTTCAGCAGTCTAAGGGGGAAAGGGCCCATTGTCGTCACTGGCAGACGATGCACCCCATGAGCCCTGTAGGAACTATGGGGTAGCGGCGCCCAGTATCTGCAAGTCCCCCCTTTGAAATCTGCCGGACGTTTCCCACCGTTGTCCGGCAATCTCGACCGCCGCTGTAGGCCTATTCCCACCCTCTGTTTTTCAGGTTTCCAGCCTACAAATCCGCGCGCGCCTTCCTACAAATGCACTCAGAACGCATACGGAATACTCACCTTCGCCCACAACATTTCGCCCTCTGGCCGGTTCTCCACGTCGAATTCCTTGGCCCAGCGGATCTCGGCGCTGGCGTACTTGAGGAAGGTGAAGTGCAGCGCCGGGCCGATGGCGAAGACCTTGCCGCGCACGCCGTCGCTCACGTCTTCGCCGGCGAACTGCACGGTGTGGCCGAACTGTTTGTCGTCGGTGGTCTGCTTGAGGTAGTAACCGTTGATGCCGAGCATCAGGTCGTCGGTGATCTTGTAGCTGGCCGAGTAATCGAAGTGGAAGATCTGCCCGGACTTGTAGTCGGTGTCCTTGTTCTTCTCGTTGAAGCTGTAGGTGGTTTTCATCGACACCTCGGTGCGCTCGGTCGGCAGCCAGGTGAAGGAGAACAGCGGTTTGTAGGTGTAGAAGTTGTTACTGGTGTTGGCCAGCCGATCGACGCTGTATTCGCCGGTGGGCACGGTGATTTCCACGGCGGCGCCGAGGGTCAGATCCTTGCCCATGTCCCACAGGATGATCGGCGCGATGGTGGTATCGCCCATGCCTTCACGGGTGTCGCTCAGGCCGAACGCCGAGACTTCCTGCTTGAGCCACGGCTGGGCGATGTAACCGGCCAGACGTCCGCCGAAAATCCGCACCGGGCTCAGGTAGTCGAGGCGCGGGATGACGGCAGTGGATTCGATCTCGACATTCGGCACCTTGCCGCCGAGCGAACTGATGTTGAGCTTTCGTGACTTGTAATGGTTGTAGTAGAGGTTGAAGGCGACCATGTTCTCCGGAAGGCTGTCGACCTCCAGCGGCAGCATGAAAAAGCCGTCGGTGCCGGGGCCGATGTTGTCGACGCCGGCTTCGGTGGCCAGCACCGGCAGGGTCGCGGCGCAGCCGAGCAGGCTCAGCGCCAGTCGCACAGGGAATGTCGCGCGATTCGGGGTCATGTCCGTCCTCATTATTATTGTGTTTTGGGCGCAACGCCGGCACGCAGGGTGCCCGGCCACGATAGAAATAAGCTCTTGTCGCACAACAGGGCAGGGTATTGGCGGACACGGAAGGGGGCTTCTGCGGACAGTCCTTCAACCCTGTGCTAACTTCCTTCGACATAACCGGTTACAAAAATAACAATTCAGCGTGATCCGGGATGTCAGCCTCCATGAACGTAAAAGTCCAAGACCCCACCTTCGAACTGGCGCTGGTGTCGCCATTTCTCCTGCAAACCCTGGCCGAAGTCGCCGCCAACAAGGGCGTCGAGCCGCAGAGTCTGTGCCGTGGCCTGGGTTTTGATTTCGACGACCTGCAGGATCCGGCGCAGCGGATTTCCTATCGCCAGGCCGTGGCGATGATCCAGCGTGCGCTCAAGGCTTTGCCCAATCAGGGGCTGGGGCTGTGGGTCGGCGCGCAGAACGTGCTCGGGACGCTGGGTCTGCTCGGGCATGTGCTGTCGCTGTGCAAGACCTTGCGCGATGCGTTCGAAATCGGGGTTCGGCATCAGCACACTTCCGGCGGGATTGTCGTTTCCAGCGTCGATGTGGTGGGCGATCAGGTCTATGTCGATGTTGAGTGCCGGCTGCCGTTTGCCGAGGTGCAGGTGTTTGCCGTTGAAGAGTTTTTCGCCAGCCTGCTGGTCTATGGCCGGGCGCTGGTGGGCGAGACGTTCAAGCCGATAGCCGTGGAGTTCATGCACGCCGCGCCGGATTACGTCGATGAATACCGGCGGCTGCTGGGGCCGGAGGTGCGCTTCGGGTGCCTGCACAACCGCATGTTGATCGACGTGCAATGGCTGGATGTGAACCTTCCCAACCATCATTCGCTGGCGCTGCGTCAGGCGGTCAAGTTGCTGGAGCTGGAGGCGGCGCAGGTTCACCAGAAACTCGATCTGATCCAGGCGGTGGAGCGGGCGATTGCCCGTGACTTGAGCCGGGGCAGCCATATTGAAAAGATTGCCGGCGACTTGAACATGAGCAGCCGAACCTTGCGCCGGCGGCTGACTGAACACTCACTGACGTTTGAAGCATTGCTGGAGCAAGTGCGTCAGGCGCGCACCATGAGTTTGCTGGCTAATCCGGACATGCCGATCGAGCGGATTACCGAGGAGGTCGGCTATAGCGATGTGCGCAGTTTTCGCCGGGCGTTCAAGCGCTGGACGGGGAAAAGCCCGAGTGCGTGGCGCAGTGCTTCGATTTGATCTGAGACCGATGGCCCTCACCCCAGCCCTCTCCCGGAGGGAGAGGGAGCCGATTGGGGGATATTCGAGAGATACGCCGACCTGAAAGTTTTTCAGCGAATCCCTATTCAACTCTGTCTTTCACGTCGCTGTATCTCCAACAAACAACCCGGTCAGTTCCCTCTCCCTCCGGGAGAGGGCTAGGGTGAGGGGGCCTTTGAGGCTACCCAACCCATTTCAATCCCCCACAAACCCTCCGCCTACAGTTAAACTCCGCGCTCTTTCCAAGGAGTCGACATGAGTTACTACCAGCCGGGCATTCTCGCCACCCCCGTTCCGCCACAAGCACGTCACCTGTTTTTCGCCCTCGAGTCGGTTGAAACGCTGCCGCAGGCGATCGACAACCTGCTGAACCTGGTGGACGGCAAGTCGGCGGTGGTCGGTTTCGGTGAGTCCCTGGCCAAGGCCCTGAAGGTGAACATCGACGGCCTGCGCAGCTTCCCGGCGCTGACCGGTGTCGGCGTGGAAAACCCGTCGACCCAGCACGCCCTGTGGGTCTGGCTGCACGGCGTCGACCGTGGCGATCTGCTCAACCGCAGCACCGCGCTTGAGGCCGCGCTGGCCCCGGCGCTGCGTCTGGTGCAGATGCAGGAAGCCTTTCGCCACAAGGACGGCCATGATCTCACCGGTTATGAAGACGGCACCGAAAACCCGCACGACGAAGCCGCCATCGCCGCCGCACTGCAAAGTGACGGCGCGGACGGTCTGGTCGGTGGCAGCTTCGCCGCGATCCAGCAATGGCAGCACGACCTCAAGGGTTTCCATGCGTTGTCCGCCGAGGACAAGGACAACATCATGGGCCGTCGCCTGAGCGACAACGAAGAGATCGACGACGCTCCGGTGTCCGCTCACGTCAAGCGCACCGCCCAGGAAAGCTTCGCCCCGGAAGCCTTCGTCGTGCGTCGTTCGATGCCGTGGATCGAAGGCGACCGCGCCGGCCTGATGTTCCTGGCGTTCGGCTTCTCCCTTGATGCCTTTGAAGCGCAACTGCGGCGCATGAGCGGTCTGGAA includes these proteins:
- a CDS encoding type II toxin-antitoxin system RelE/ParE family toxin, which translates into the protein MDALPLEWSDQALDDLADIIDYVEQYNSNASAALQHKVGAATQRLSSIPYGYRSGRAPGTREMVVNPNYLLVYRVNGRIKILTLVHTRRQYPRTSST
- a CDS encoding Dyp-type peroxidase, giving the protein MSYYQPGILATPVPPQARHLFFALESVETLPQAIDNLLNLVDGKSAVVGFGESLAKALKVNIDGLRSFPALTGVGVENPSTQHALWVWLHGVDRGDLLNRSTALEAALAPALRLVQMQEAFRHKDGHDLTGYEDGTENPHDEAAIAAALQSDGADGLVGGSFAAIQQWQHDLKGFHALSAEDKDNIMGRRLSDNEEIDDAPVSAHVKRTAQESFAPEAFVVRRSMPWIEGDRAGLMFLAFGFSLDAFEAQLRRMSGLEDGITDGLYRISRPITGGYYWCPPLQNGHLDLRALRIG
- a CDS encoding SphA family protein; its protein translation is MTPNRATFPVRLALSLLGCAATLPVLATEAGVDNIGPGTDGFFMLPLEVDSLPENMVAFNLYYNHYKSRKLNISSLGGKVPNVEIESTAVIPRLDYLSPVRIFGGRLAGYIAQPWLKQEVSAFGLSDTREGMGDTTIAPIILWDMGKDLTLGAAVEITVPTGEYSVDRLANTSNNFYTYKPLFSFTWLPTERTEVSMKTTYSFNEKNKDTDYKSGQIFHFDYSASYKITDDLMLGINGYYLKQTTDDKQFGHTVQFAGEDVSDGVRGKVFAIGPALHFTFLKYASAEIRWAKEFDVENRPEGEMLWAKVSIPYAF
- a CDS encoding AraC family transcriptional regulator, with product MNVKVQDPTFELALVSPFLLQTLAEVAANKGVEPQSLCRGLGFDFDDLQDPAQRISYRQAVAMIQRALKALPNQGLGLWVGAQNVLGTLGLLGHVLSLCKTLRDAFEIGVRHQHTSGGIVVSSVDVVGDQVYVDVECRLPFAEVQVFAVEEFFASLLVYGRALVGETFKPIAVEFMHAAPDYVDEYRRLLGPEVRFGCLHNRMLIDVQWLDVNLPNHHSLALRQAVKLLELEAAQVHQKLDLIQAVERAIARDLSRGSHIEKIAGDLNMSSRTLRRRLTEHSLTFEALLEQVRQARTMSLLANPDMPIERITEEVGYSDVRSFRRAFKRWTGKSPSAWRSASI